From the genome of Rhododendron vialii isolate Sample 1 chromosome 10a, ASM3025357v1:
ACTTCAggcagatgcctctgatctatattggggagcagttcttttgaaagaaaacaCAGAACAAAAGCGCAAAATTTGTGGATATAAGAGTGGTGCTTTCTCTCCAGTAgagcttcattaccactctactttcaaataaattttggcaatcaaaaggagtattgagaagtttgaatttcatctaatcagTCATCATTTCCTGATTGAGattgatatgatgagttttcccagcatgctcaaattcaaacaaaagcaccttccaaaggcacaattgctcagatgggcaaattggttttccaattggagttttgatgctaaTCACATAAAGGTAAAAATAAATATCCTCCCAGATTTTCTGTCAAGGcttaaaaaagaaatcaaccagttttcaaaaacaaaaccacattcaaTTGTTCATGGTTGTTTTCCAATGATTTTCTATTTTCACCTAGTTAATCTTcatgtccaccttcagtgtcatattttagagttaacccttatTTCCcggtgtgtccaaatgtgtcaaaatcttcaacatctctgtattttcaaatatggtCTTGATAAAGGTCCCATAGGAGGTTTACCTTTCCATCATGTCTATCcttttctcacccagtttgaaatATATGACCGCAATgtctttaatttcaaaaaagaagcctacATCCTTTTATGGTATTTAGTAGATgttatactataagtgtctattttaataaatcagcagtattGGTTTATCTGGCACATGCGGCATTCAATCAGATCCatcctccagaagatttctttttaaaatttctcttgctctttggAAGTATACCGTTCTGGCAATAGAAGATTAGAGGAATCCCTAACAGCGCAGGAGGGATtctccaattttctttttggacAAGTTGCAATAACAGATGTCTTCCaaatccagatggttctatcacttggcgaaaggagtatcacactatattcctctcTGCACATCTAGAGTCTCACAGAATCTAGATCGATAGTGGAAATTACcttgtcatgactcaaacactctgttcactcaatggattgacacttGTAAAAGTCCCcacatctctcctccattatgaaactGCAAACTGAAAATTCAATGATACATATCcagaagaatggcgccaaaatatctgCTATCATTTGGATAATTATTATTACTTGACCGACAGAACTGAAGACTATTCTGGAAGAAGTGGTTCAGATAATTCAGAATAACAACCATGTACTCTTGCCAGCTGTCTCCTTTGTGTGGTGTAATATAAAGTgtgaaattaaataaaagtagGGCTGTACTTTTAGTCATGTCATTCCCTTAGGACGGGGTGAATTATGTGTAGTAGAACAGTAAAGTCCAATTATGTGTAGTAGAACAGTAAAGTCCAATTATGTGTGCCACCTGTGTATTGTCGTAAGTGATGTAGTAGGCATGTAGGTGTATGATGCATGTAAGCTAAAGACTAAGCACTAGAACAGTAAAGTCCAATTATGTGTGCCACCTATGTATTGTCGTAAGTGATGTAGTAGGCATGTAGGTGTATGATGCATGTAAGCTAAAGACTAAGCACAGTAACTCGTCTTGTCTGTGTTCCATTccttatgcctataaaaggagggcacCTTCTTATTGTAAGTCAAGTTAGTGTGTTCTCAAATAATATATCCCTTGTATTGTGTTCTCTCTATTGTTCTCTCTTGATCCTAActtacttagtgtttgtactcATTTCGTGTCTGCCCAATGTATTGTGTTCTATCTATTGTTCTCtcttgatcctaacctacttagtgtttgtacccacttcgtgtctgtccAATTTAGGTGAAAACTACGGTTCCCGCATTTAAAGTGGTGTTAGTTTGGCTAGGTACAAATCTGGTGGGTAATTAATGTAGCGTAGGATTTAAGGCTTAGACCCAAGGTTAGAGGAAAGCTTCTAGGAAGTGTGTTGAGCTCTTATTGGCTAGAGAAAAGGAAATGCCAAAAATGCCTAAGCACTGTGATGGAAGGAGTTGATGTGTTGATGGAAAGGGAGGTGATGGGTTAAGTTAGGCAGTAATGGAGTTTTGGGGTGTCGGTTCAATTAGGATGATATGGTTCAGTTGGGGTTCTAGTTATAAGGTCAAATACACTTAATTACATAAATCATTCTAATCAATTAATAATTTAGGAGTACGCTTACTAAATTTTATTCGAAAAAATTAGGATCGTTACATTATCTCCGCGCTTCGGAAAAAAACAAGTGGTTTTGCATTAGAAAAAGGATCTTACAAAGACATTGTCTATAGAAAAATACCACTGTGAAACATATCAAAACTGGCTGACTAATTTTTATCATACAAGAACCTTATTTATTTTGCTGATGAATAaaactcttttttgttttcagctGGAACCATGCATATATACTCTTTCAGTGAAGATTTATGTGACGCCTTTTCATCAATATGCAGcttttattgaaaaaataagttcatttttcTAAAAAGACTCAACCTAACTTTTCCGGGAAAAAGCTTGAGGGAAttctgaccatttattacaataaTGAACGGGTAGAAATTGGTTGTGTTTCGTTTTGTGCTTCTGTGTTGTGCACGTAGCACTTTTGGTCACACAGATAACTTAGAACACAACTCAAAAATACACAATCACATCCGGAATTATTTCGATGCACGTGAATCCACATCCAACCAACACTTCTAACACAATATCCTTTAAAGTTTTGTGCAAAAACACATTTGTAATTTGTTAAAGCCATCTTCTTTGCTTTTTCTCCCTTTTATTTTGAGCCGTATTCCCGCTCATTTGTCTTTGTACTTATCTCAAAATTAGATTACAATGAACCACAGCCATTCTCATGCGCATCACAAAAAGTTGCCTCTGCTTCTTGTTGCAACTCCTTGCTCTTGGTAATTAGTACAATGTTAGGTCTCATTCCGCTaaaagaaataagtacttatttttagaattaaaatAGATGTATTGCGAGAgatcgtaaaaaaaaaaagtgcaccATCAAAGCTTTTGATCATTTAACACCAATAATAATCTAGAAAAGACAAGCACATAATTGGTCAAAAGTTTAAGGCgaactaaatgaaaagttaggcAAAGGAGATGATTGTTCtttataaagaagaaaaaaaaaagaagctctcCTTTCATTCATTGGGacttttttttcctctatttaCGAAAAAGTACCGaattgttctttataaaagaaataattactCTAAAGGTAAGAGTAGTTTAGTAAATTTACatgaataaaagacaaaaaaaaagtgtcaaggGAAGTGCAAAATCATTTTCGTCGCAAAACCTGACCGTGGTCTATATAAACTGTTTCAATATTAATGCACCCACACCACATATGCATACAGCCAGCCATGCATTTCTCACTCTACCCCTtcatcttctcttttctttccttgtttcTCTTCTTAGTTTTCCTTCTCAAATGGCTCTCCATCACCGCCCGACCACCGCGCAAAAACCCACCACCGTCTCCCCGAAAGCTCCCTTTGATCGGAAACCTCCACCAAATGGGCCCCTTCCCCCACCGCTCCCTCCACTCCCTCTCCCAAATCCACGGCCCCTTAATGCTCCTCCACTTCGCCGCCTCCCCCGTCCTAgtcatctcctcctcctctgccgCCCGCGAAATCATGAAAACCCACGACCTTATCTTCTCCAACCGACCCAAATTGACCCTTTGGGAGAAACTCATGTACGGAGCGAAGGATGTGGCTTTCAGCCCTTACGGCGAGTACTGGAGGCAAATGAAGAGCATCTGCGTCCTCCAATTGCTGAGTAACAAGCGAGTCCAATCCTTTCGCGATGTTAGGGAAGAAGAGACGGCCCTTATGATCGAGAAGATTTCGGGTTCTGGTTGTGATGTGGTGAATTTGAGCAAATTAATTGAGGAGTTGATGGGGAACGTGGTTTGTAGGGTGGCGTTGGGGCAGAAATATGGAGGCGGACGAGGAGGGGCGAGGAGAGGGTTTAAGGAGGTTTTGGGGGAGGGTGCGGAGTTATTGGGGGTTTTTGATATTGGAGATTTTGTACCATGGCTGAAGTGGGTGAATAGAGTAAATGGGGTGTATGGGAGAGCGGAGAGAATTGCTAAGGAGTTGGATGAGTTTTTGGAGGGTGTGGTGGAAGAGCatgagggtagagagagaaaggtagGAGAGGAGGGAGGGCAGGATTTTGTCGATGTTTTGCTTGAAATTCAGAGAGAAAATGTAGTTGGGATTCCTCTTCATAGAGATAGCGTCAAAGCTCTTATTTTGGTAAGGCCTGAATCTTTGTTCTATACGACTGCCTCGTCGAAAAAATATCCAATGCTCTTGGAGTAACGTTAAgcacgaatatcttattttgcATTGACCAATTGTTTAGTAGCCTTGTTATTTTATATCCTACTTCAATTACTTTCTATGATTTTTGAACAAGGGTAACAATTAATTTGGTGTCAAAGATATTCTTCTTATCTATCCTTTATTTGTCTCCTtatcaaataaacaaataaaaatatttactaaATTGTTTTTATTCCTTGCAGGATGTATTTGCTGGTGGAACTGATACTACATCCACAGCCCTAGAATGGGTAATGACAGAGCTCTTAAAACATCCTCAAGCCATGAAAAAACTCCAAGCTGAAGTTCGACTTATAGCCCAACCCAACAAGCCTGTAACCGAGGACGATCTAGACCAAATGCCCTACCTAAAAGCCGTGATCAAAGAGACTCTACGCCTCCAACCTCCGGGTCCCCTTATCGTGCCTCGGGAGTCAACCAAAGACGTCCAAGTAATGGGCTACGACATTGCGGCCGGGACACGGGTGATCGTCAACGCTTGGGCAATCGGGCACGACCCAACGTCGTGGGACGAGCCCGAGGAGTTTAGGCCCGAGAGGTTTTTGAACTGTCCGGTTGATTTTAGAGGACACGATTTCGAGTTGATTCCGTTCGGAGCAGGGAGGAGGGGGTGCCCGGGGATTCAGTTCGCTGTGGCGGTCAACGAGCTGGCCGTTGCAAATCTAGTGCACAAGTTTGATTTTGCACTGCCTGATGGGGTGGAGTTGGATGTGAGTGAAGTTGCTGGTACCACTGTTCACAAAAAGTTTCCTCTGCTTCTTGTTGCAACTCATTGGTCCTGCTAATTAGTACAATGTTAGGTCTCGTTTCGCTaaaagaaataagtatttaattttttaatttgaataatctgtctcgtaaaataaaaaataagtacactATCAAAGCTTTTGATCATTTGTCAACTAAAGCTAGAACCTTGCATGTCTCTTCTTGTGTCTATGTTCGctatattgtctttggtgccgaTGTTTTTTTGCATTGGAATGGGATCCTCTCCCGTCTCTTAAAGAGGTTGAAGGTTGTCTTGAGTTCTTCATGAATCTTTCATTGTAACGTTAGTCGCAAGCCGTTAATTGATTTATCACGATGAGGACATTGCCCACGTAGAAAAGAAATAGTAATACTATATGTTGCttgatttgttttcaaaacaaatctgTACGCGTTGacaggaatttttatttttatttttttaacacttCATTGTAAGATAGTTGTGTTCTATATATCAATTCAACATGATTTTTAGAGTGACTAATGTTTTTGACGAGCTctaaaaatcatgaaaataacAATTAACTGAGATTATTTCCCCCACACCAAGCATCTTTCCATAACAGAATCCTCCTTCCAATATTTCTAATATTGAAACTTACGTTGTCCAGAAGGGGTGTTAATTTCCACCAACCTAAAAGTTGTGGACTataacttttttgtttattcttattcaattttttttttagttttgcgacaaacttttATGTATCATTGGTTCAtatcgacgagagaaatcgaaaaagtaaaaaattatgtctTTTACACGAgtattttttggaaatatcccaGAAAAAGTCCAAATAGTCAACATTTGGGgccttttcttggatattttccaaaacaaaaagggtaaaataaagattttttttcttttcccaataatacataaaagtttggaggaaaattaataaatgcaatttttttataaataaagaaaaaagttgtAGTTTACAACTTATGGATTAGCGAAGATGGGGCCAAACAAGCCGCTGCATGTCTCAATCTGATCTCCATCACTATCATTCCAAACTCTAGAAATCCCTCCTATATATTtatggaaatgattttcacacacGCTTTTTTATAAcgacactccattttttttttttttgtcttttagtgaaacttttgtgtgtattttttttcagtaaaagacaagaaattgagtttatttataaaaaaagattGTGAAAATTATTACCCTATATTTAAATGCGTAGTTGGAAACCAACTTTCCTCATCTACAAATTAATGATTCTTCTCCATAATGTTTAATTAATTATCTTTCCCAAATCTTTGATTGTCGGACAGTAAGGCCATAATAATGCTTTTGTTTGAGAAAGAACATGCACTCTTCAAATTGCCACCGAGGGATAGATGGACCCATATGGGTCTCGCTTCGCATTGAAAGGGTCCCCTCtcgattttgtaaaattttagtAATTCTTACAGACTCGTATTTTAGTTCTACTCAACATTTAGGATTGTGATTCAATAAAactagggtaaatttcactgacctcccctgaggttccTGACAAATACAgagacctcccctgaggtttctgaaatgacactaACCTCCCCTGTCAAACCTGTCGGGTCACAGTGTTAACAGCagattgattttttacttttttgcccCTTGAGTTCACATTTATACTTACGTTTCTTTAAACTAAATATCTATACATTGTGATGGACGTCACCTCCCCAAATTTACCCTTCCCATCCTTTTATTCATTCTCTGTAAATCACCATATcctgtaataaaaaaaaaaaaattcaccataCCCATCTTTACAATTTCAAATCTGAACCTCTATATTCAAGCCCTAAAAAATGGAGGATTGAACCCTATTGCAGTAAGTATGAAGCATCCCAAGTTCCCGACAACCGCTGAGCTTGGGGCTTTCGGTGAGTCGAGGTGATTTGGAAAATTGAAGATGGGTCCAAGCTTGTTTTTTACAAAGCCGAAGCCATGAATAAAAATTGCTTGGGAATTTTTGTTTGTGGCCCTGATTTGTGCTATTTCCCTACAGCTTTTGGGTTGGTGAAACTACgtaatctttttgtttctttataaGTTGAATCCGTGATTCCTTACATCCACCTCACTCCACGTGTAAACGTGTGAAACGGTTGTGGGAGGGGCTGTAGGAATTAGTTTGAAGTGCGCGCAAGCAGGCCCgagacaccctgcattacccaaaaaaaatctgatAATTTGATCATTTTCATACATTTGCTTGTAGTGGGTATCGAAACCCAAGTAGTGTTTTTTAGCAAATTTATCTGTCTCTATAATTTTATTCTGAGTACTTGATTGTATGTCTTGATGGTGTTTTGCTTGCTTtgacatacatacatatacatgtaGTACATATAGCTCATCCACAAATAAATCCATAAGCATGAGGCCGGGTGAGTTTACACTTTTAAATTTTGTATTCAGGTAGATGCC
Proteins encoded in this window:
- the LOC131302584 gene encoding cytochrome P450 736A117-like; this translates as MHPHHICIQPAMHFSLYPFIFSFLSLFLFLVFLLKWLSITARPPRKNPPPSPRKLPLIGNLHQMGPFPHRSLHSLSQIHGPLMLLHFAASPVLVISSSSAAREIMKTHDLIFSNRPKLTLWEKLMYGAKDVAFSPYGEYWRQMKSICVLQLLSNKRVQSFRDVREEETALMIEKISGSGCDVVNLSKLIEELMGNVVCRVALGQKYGGGRGGARRGFKEVLGEGAELLGVFDIGDFVPWLKWVNRVNGVYGRAERIAKELDEFLEGVVEEHEGRERKVGEEGGQDFVDVLLEIQRENVVGIPLHRDSVKALILDVFAGGTDTTSTALEWVMTELLKHPQAMKKLQAEVRLIAQPNKPVTEDDLDQMPYLKAVIKETLRLQPPGPLIVPRESTKDVQVMGYDIAAGTRVIVNAWAIGHDPTSWDEPEEFRPERFLNCPVDFRGHDFELIPFGAGRRGCPGIQFAVAVNELAVANLVHKFDFALPDGVELDVSEVAGTTVHKKFPLLLVATHWSC